From a single Brassica oleracea var. oleracea cultivar TO1000 chromosome C5, BOL, whole genome shotgun sequence genomic region:
- the LOC106294607 gene encoding NADH dehydrogenase [ubiquinone] iron-sulfur protein 8-B, mitochondrial has protein sequence MASLLARRSLNALRARHLVFSGQGPHLSALQSRAISYGTNKDDEEAEQLAKEISKDWSTVFERSMNTLFLTEMVRGLSLTLKYFFDPKVTINYPFEKGPLSPRFRGEHALRRYPTGEERCIACKLCEAVCPAQAITIEAEEREDGSRRTTRYDIDMTKCIYCGFCQEACPVDAIVEGPNFEFATETHEELLYDKEKLLENGDRWETEIAENLKSESLYR, from the exons ATGGCTTCATTGCTAGCTCGCAGGTCGCTCAATGCTCTCCGCGCCCGACATCTC GTTTTTTCAGGGCAGGGACCTCATCTCTCTGCGCTACAATCCCGTGCTATATCGTATGGCACTAATAAAG ATGATGAAGAAGCTGAGCAACTTGCTAAGGAGATCTCCAAGGACTGGAGCACTG TCTTTGAGCGGAGCATGAACACCCTATTTCTCACTGAAATGGTCCGGGGTTTGTCGCTGACTCTCAAGTACTTCTTTGATCCAAAAGTTACT ATCAATTATCCTTTTGAAAAGGGTCCATTGAGCCCTCGCTTCCGTGGTGAGCACGCTCTTAGAAGGTATCCAACTGGGGAAGAACGCTGCATTGCTTGCAAACTCTGTGAAGCT GTATGTCCAGCTCAAGCAATCACCATAGAAGCAGAGGAGAGGGAAGATGGAAGCCGCAGAACCACCAG GTATGATATCGACATGACAAAATGCATCTACTGTGGTTTTTGCCAAGAAGCTTGCCCTGTTGATGCAATCGTCGAAGGACCCAACTTTGAGTTTGCAACCGAGACTCACGAG GAGCTTCTGTATGACAAAGAGAAACTTCTTGAGAATGGAGATCGGTGGGAGACAGAGATTGCCGAGAATCTGAAGTCGGAGAGCCTCTACCGCTGA
- the LOC106294606 gene encoding histone acetyltransferase HAC12-like, whose protein sequence is MDHDNLKLRQYMQNFVFNIVLQRQQSPVDAASKAKFMEIARRLEEGLYKMANSKEDYVNRSTLESRIMGLMKSRYMSNYNQLLADSSSVGAMIPTPGLSHAAGNPSSMVTSSADATVAGHNNSTSTAVNTGNLLAAGGMHEGNVSTGYQRSSRNFSLGSGGNLASLGSQTSTAQMIPTPGFANNGTNNNSDGFSGDSVNDGVGVNEKSVDTGEGYRTTNPDTFGLGIRQIQQMLRPQNIGSDPKNSFRNLAVGVELEPSPRGQWPSQSQENTQISNGMSSEQKVQEDFRRRSTGIDEAQPNNLTEGSVIDQNHTSTISESHSLQNSIALQQRWLLFLLHARSCKPPVGKCTERNCVTVQKLWSHMDSCVKPRCLYSRCGITKSLIIHFKTCKDIRCRLCVPVRRTYNQQQANARLQARLQNKRSSVIAVNRDVVSNDSLCATAGAVSSAPGCADTLDNLQASSKRLKVEPSFQPVVSETESCKSSIVSKTETELSQDAERKDHRHSDAHAVLKSENVEVIEEISDISVQAGFGIKEKKHEAFENDPKPRSVSEPGQHDLCGASPKQENIKMEQETKKEVLVESADVVASKSGNPKIKGVSLTEFFTPEQVREHIRGLRQWIGQNKVNAEKNQAMENSMNENSCQLCAVEKLTFEPPPIYCTPCGARIKRNAMYYTVVSGEHRHYFCIPCYNGSRGDTILAEGTSMPKARLEKKTNDEETEEWWVQCDKCEAWQHQICALFNGRRNDGGQAEYTCPNCYILEVEHNERKPLLQSAVLGAKDLPKTILSDHIEQRLFQRLEQERTERARAQGKICDEIPTAESLVVRVVLSVDKKLEVKSRFLEIFREDNFPTEFPYKSKVVLLFQKIEGVEVCLFGMYVQEFGSECSSPNHRRVFLSYLDSVKYFRPAIKCAYGEALRTFVYQEILIGYLDYCKMRGFTSCYIWACPPLKGDDYILYCHPEIQKTPKSDKLRGWYLAMLRKAAKEGIVVGTTNLYDHFFLQIGECRAKVTAARLPYFDGDYWPGAAEDIIQQMGQEDDGRKGNKKGILKKPITKRALKGSGQSDLSRNMSIDQLLMHKLGETIRPMKEDFIMVHLQPCCTHCCTLMVTGNRWVCSQCKDFQLCDGCYEAELKRWGKERHPVNQKNQHTLYHVEITDIPADTTDRDAILESEFFDTRQAFLSLCQGNHYQYDTLRRAKHSSMMVLYHLHNPTAPAFVATCNACHLDIESGQGWRCEVCPDYDVCNACYSREGCVNHPHKLTNHPSLADQNAQNKEARQLRVLQFTIMRDLLVHAIQCRLAKDCQYPNCRYVNRLFQHAVHCKIHVGGGCDRCKKMVHLLQSHARACNESNCDVVRCGELKERLRRIQQRSESRRRAAVMEMVRQRAAEVAGTSG, encoded by the exons ATGGACCATGATAACTTGAAACTCCGGCAGTACATGCAAAACTTTGT CTTTAACATTGTACTGCAACGGCAACAATCTCCTGTTGATGCTGCGTCAAAGGCAAAGTTTATGGAGATTGCTAGACGCTTGGAGGAGGGGCTGTATAAGATGGCTAACTCAAAG GAGGATTACGTGAACCGGTCAACCCTTGAGTCTCGGATTATGGGCCTAATGAAAAGCAGATACATGAGTAACTACAATCAGCTACTTGCTGATTCGTCTTCGGTTGGAGCGATGATACCTACTCCAGGATTATCACACGCAGCGGGTAATCCTAGTTCGATGGTTACATCCTCTGCTGATGCTACAGTAGCTGGACACAACAACAGCACAAGTACAGCTGTGAACACTGGAAACCTTCTAGCTGCTGGGGGCATGCATGAAG GCAATGTCTCTACTGGATACCAACGTTCATCGAGAAACTTTTCTCTTGGTTCCGGAGGGAACCTGGCATCCTTGGGTTCTCAAACAAGTACTGCCCAGATGATTCCTACGCCTGGGTTCGCTAACAATGGTACTAATAACAACAGTGATGGATTTTCTGGTGACTCTGTAAATGATGGTGTTGGAGTGAACGAAAAAAGTGTAGACACAG GGGAAGGTTATAGAACAACAAATCCTGACACCTTTGGATTAGGAATCCGACAGATTCAGCAAATGTTACGCCCTCAGAATATAGGTTCTGATCCTAAGAACAGTTTTAGAAATCTTGCTGTTGGAGTAGAATTAGAACCCAGTCCACGGGGTCAATGGCCTTCCCAGTCTCAGGAAAACACTCAAATTTCTAATGGTATGTCAAGTGAACAGAAGGTTCAGGAGGATTTCCGTCGAAGAAGTACCGGAATAGATGAAGCTCAACCTAATAATTTGACCGAAGGGTCTGTTATTGATCAAAATCACACTTCTACCATATCCGAATCCCATAGTCTGCAAAATTCTATTGCACTTCAACAGAGATGGCTCTTGTTTCTACTTCATGCACGGTCCTGCAAACCGCCAGTAGGGAAGTGCACAGAGCGAAATTGCGTTACTGTTCAGAAACTATGGAGTCACATGGACAGTTGTGTAAAACCTCGGTGTTTGTATTCGCGTTGTGGTATCACAAAGTCATTGATTATCCACTTTAAAACCTGCAAGGATATTCGGTGCCGCCTCTGTGTACCAGTGAGAAGAACCTACAATCAGCAACAAGCTAATGCGCGTCTCCAGGCCCGTTTACAAAACAAAAGAAGTTCAGTGATCGCGGTGAACAGAGATGTAGTATCAAATGATTCACTATGCGCTACTGCTGGAGCTGTTTCTAGTGCCCCTGGCTGTGCTGACACTTTAGATAATTTGCAAGCTTCATCAAAACGGTTGAAAGTGGAGCCGTCTTTTCAACCAGTGGTCTCTGAGACTGAAAGTTGTAAAAGCTCCATTGTTTCAAAAACAGAAACAGAATTGTCGCAGGATGCTGAAAGAAAGGATCATAGGCACAGCGATGCACATGCGGTATTGAAGTCGGAGAACGTGGAAGTGATAGAAGAAATTTCTGATATTTCTGTTCAAGCTGGATTCGGCATCAAAGAGAAAAAGCATGAAGCTTTTGAAAATGATCCCAAGCCTAGGTCTGTCAGTGAACCAGGCCAACATGATCTATGTGGTGCCTCGCCAAAGCAAGAAAACATAAAAATGGAGCAAGAGACGAAGAAAGAAGTTCTGGTGGAGTCTGCTGATGTTGTTGCATCAAAATCTGGAAACCCAAAGATAAAGGGTGTTTCTTTGACTGAATTTTTCACTCCCGAACAAGTGAGAGAACATATTCGTGGTCTTCGTCAGTGGATTGGCCAG AATAAAGTCAATGCAGAAAAGAATCAGGCCATGGAGAATTCGATGAATGAGAATTCCTGCCAGTTATGTGCGGTGGAGAAGCTTACGTTCGAGCCACCACCGATTTATTGTACTCCTTGTGGTGCTCGTATCAAAAGAAATGCGATGTACTATACAGTTGTATCTGGTGAACATCGGCATTACTTTTGTATTCCCTGTTATAATGGATCCCGAGGAGACACTATACTCGCTGAAGGGACTTCGATGCCAAAGGCAAGACTCGAGAAAAAGACAAACGATGAAGAGACTGAAGAATGG TGGGTCCAGTGTGATAAATGTGAGGCCTGGCAGCATCAAATATGTGCTCTATTTAATGGGAGAAGGAATGATGGGGGGCAAGCTGAGTACACCTGCCCAAATTGCTATATACTTGAGGTAGAGCACAATGAGAGAAAGCCTTTGCTTCAAAGCGCTGTTCTTGGAGCGAAAGACCTGCCAAAAACGATTCTCAGTGACCATATAGAGCAGCGGTTGTTTCAAAGGCTGGAGCAGGAAAGGACTGAGAGAGCCAGGGCTCAAGGAAAAATTTGTGATGAG ATTCCTACTGCTGAATCCCTTGTTGTTAGAGTTGTTCTATCCGTTGACAAGAAGCTGGAAGTCAAATCTCGATTTCTTGAAATTTTTAGGGAGGATAATTTCCCCACAGAATTTCCATACAAGTCCAAG GTGGTTCTATTATTCCAGAAGATTGAAGGTGTAGAAGTTTGCTTGTTCGGGATGTATGTCCAAGAATTTGGATCCGAATGTTCATCTCCTAATCATCGCCGTGTGTTTCTCTCGTATCTGGATTCTGTGAAGTACTTTAGACCTGCGATTAAATGTGCTTATGGAGAGGCTCTGCGCACTTTTGTATACCAAGAAATCCTA ATTGGTTACCTGGATTACTGCAAAATGCGTGGTTTCACAAGCTGCTATATATGGGCTTGTCCACCACTGAAGGGTGATGACTATATCCTATATTGCCATCCAGAAATTCAGAAAACGCCAAAGTCTGATAAACTACGGGGGTG GTACTTAGCAATGTTGAGAAAAGCTGCAAAGGAAGGGATTGTAGTGGGAACTACAAATCTATATGACCATTTTTTCTTGCAAATTGGTGAATGTAGAGCTAAGGTTACGGCAGCTAGGCTCCCGTATTTCGATGGTGACTATTGGCCAGGTGCAGCAGAGGATATCATACAACAAATGGGTCAAGAAGATGATGGTAGAAAGGGAAATAAGAAAGGAATTCTGAAGAAACCCATTACAAAAAGGGCTCTAAAAGGATCCGGCCAGTCGGATCTGTCTAGGAATATGTCCATAGATCAGCTGCTAATGCATAAA CTTGGTGAGACCATTCGCCCCATGAAGGAGGATTTTATCATGGTTCACTTGCAGCCTTGTTGCACGCATTGCTGTACACTGATGGTAACTGGAAATCGTTGGGTCTGCAGCCAGTGCAAAGACTTCCAGTTATGTGACGG GTGCTATGAGGCTGAACTGAAACGATGGGGCAAAGAAAGGCATCCTGTTAATCAAAAGAATCAACATACACTGTATCAT GTTGAGATCACCGATATTCCTGCAGACACCACGGATAGAGATGCGATACTTGAAAGTGAATTTTTTGATACGAGGCAAGCATTCCTGAGTCTTTGTCAGGGGAACCATTATCAGTATGATACACTGAGGCGGGCGAAACATTCCTCAATGATGGTGCTTTATCATTTGCACAATCCAACTGCTCCTGCTTTTGTCGCAACATGTAACGCATGTCACCTCGATATCGAAAGTGGTCAAGGTTGGCGTTGTGAAGTTTGCCCGGACTACGATGTATGCAATGCTTGTTACAGTAGAGAAGGCTGTGTTAATCATCCTCACAAGTTGACAAATCATCCGTCACTAGCTGATCAGAATGCTCAGAATAAAGAAGCTAGGCAATTGCGAGTCTTGCAG TTCACGATAATGCGCGATCTTCTGGTGCATGCGATACAATGCCGTCTTGCTAAAGATTGTCAATATCCCAACTGCCGCTATGTGAATAGGCTATTTCAACATGCCGTCCATTGCAAAATACATGTGGGAGGAGGCTGTGATCGGTGCAAGAAAATGGTGCATCTCTTGCAAAGCCACGCTCGGGCCTGCAATGAATCAAATTGCGATGTAGTTCGATGCGG GGAGCTAAAGGAACGTCTGAGAAGGATACAGCAGCGATCAGAATCACGGCGCAGGGCAGCCGTCATGGAGATGGTGCGACAGAGAGCCGCAGAAGTCGCTGGGACCTCCGGTTGA
- the LOC106294608 gene encoding uncharacterized protein LOC106294608: MVGGIVGSNMAATDARRFLSSNFGNSFSRIHRWDFHDRSQIAIPRAQSSSSSDKNRREKKPRNRPVTTATKEGGETAAKKLDAPPPPQTQSPSPPPLKLDDVNPVGLGRRSRQLFDEVWRKFSGLGQISRTTRPDEQDALDSLLIREGPMCEFAVPGAQNVTVLVVGATSRIGRIVVRKLMLRGYTVKALVRKTDEEVISMLPRSVDIVVGDVGEPSTLKFAVESCSKIIYCATARSTITADLVRVDHLGVYNLTKAFQDYNNRLAQLRAGKSSKSKLLIAKFKSAEALDGWEVRQGTYFQDTTASKYDGGMDAKFEFTESERAEFSGYVFTRGGYVELSKKLSLPLGSTLDRYEGLVLSVGGNGRSYVVILEAGPSSDMSLSKLYFARITTKAGFCRVRVPFSAFRPVNPEDPPLDPFLVHTLTIRFEPKRQRPVDGVAGAQQDLRSFSLVFEYIKALPAGQETDFILVSCTGSGVEPNRREQVLKAKRAGEDSLRRSGLGYTIIRPGPLKEEPGGQRALIFDQGNRISQGISCADVADICVKSLHDSTARNKSFDVCHEYVAEQGIELYELVAHLPDKANNYLTPALSVLEKNT, translated from the exons ATGGTGGGTGGTATTGTTGGGAGTAACATGGCGGCGACTGATGCGAGGAGGTTTCTAAGTTCGAATTTTGGCAACAGTTTCAGCAGAATCCACAGATGGGATTTCCACGATCGGTCCCAGATCGCAATCCCTAGAGCTCAATCTTCTTCATCCTCCGACAAGAACCGCCGCGAAAAGAAGCCCAGGAACCGACCCGTCACCACAGCTACAAAGGAAGGCGGAGAGACGGCTGCGAAGAAACTCGACGCACCTCCTCCCCCGCAGACGCAGTCTCCGTCTCCGCCGCCGCTGAAGCTCGACGATGTGAATCCCGTGGGTTTGGGACGGCGGTCAAGGCAGCTCTTCGACGAGGTGTGGCGGAAATTCTCCGGATTAGGTCAGATTTCGAGGACGACGAGACCCGATGAGCAGGATGCTCTCGACAGTCTTCTCATCAGAGAAGGGCCTATGTGCGAGTTCGCCGTCCCCGGCGCTCAAAACGTCACCGTTTTAGTCGTTGGAGCCACTAGCAGAATCGGCCGTATCGTCGTCCGTAAACTCATGCTCCGTGGCTACACCGTCAAG GCGTTGGTGAGGAAAACAGATGAGGAAGTGATAAGTATGTTGCCAAGATCGGTAGATATTGTGGTCGGTGACGTGGGCGAACCGTCAACGCTTAAGTTTGCGGTGGAAAGCTGCAGCAAGATCATCTATTGCGCCACTGCTCGGTCTACTATCACTGCTGACCTCGTCCGGGTTGATCATTTGGGTGTTTATAACCTCACCAAGGCTTTTCAG GATTACAATAACAGACTAGCGCAGCTGAGAGCTGGTAAAAGCAGCAAAAGCAAGCTTTTGATTGCAAAGTTCAAGTCTGCTGAGGCGCTTGACGGTTGGGAAGTTCGTCAAGGGACTTACTTTCAGGACACAACTGCTTCTAAATATGATGGTGGGATGGATGCTAAGTTCGAGTTCACCGAATCTGAGAGAGCTGAGTTTTCAG GTTATGTTTTCACCCGAGGAGGATATGTTGAGTTGTCTAAGAAACTCTCACTTCCACTAGGTTCCACTCTTGACAG GTATGAAGGCTTAGTTCTTTCTGTTGGTGGGAACGGAAGATCCTACGTTGTAATCCTTGAAGCTGGTCCTTCATCAGATATGTCTCTGAGCAAACTGTATTTCGCTAGGATTACTACCAAAGCTGGATTTTGTCGA GTAAGAGTACCATTTTCAGCTTTTCGTCCGGTTAATCCAGAAGATCCACCGCTAGATCCGTTTCTCGTTCATACATTGACAATACGTTTTGAGCCTAAAAGACAG AGACCAGTTGATGGTGTTGCTGGTGCACAACAGGATCTAAGAAGCTTTAGCCTTGTATTCGAGTACATCAAAGCTTTGCCT GCGGGTCAAGAAACCGACTTTATATTGGTTTCATGTACTGGTTCTGGAGTAGAACCCAACAGAAGGGAGCAAGTGCTAAAAGCTAAGAGG GCTGGTGAAGATTCATTGAGAAGATCAGGCCTAGGATACACCATTATTCGTCCTGGTCCCTTGAAG GAGGAGCCAGGCGGTCAACGAGCTCTGATATTTGATCAGGGAAACAGAATATCTCAG GGCATCAGTTGCGCGGATGTGGCTGATATTTGTGTCAAGTCACTGCACGATTCAACGGCGAGAAACAAAAGCTTCGAT GTTTGCCATGAATACGTGGCTGAGCAAGGAATAGAGCTCTACGAGCTG GTGGCTCATTTGCCAGACAAGGCGAACAACTATCTGACTCCTGCTTTATCTGTACTTGAGAAGAACACATGA
- the LOC106292698 gene encoding 50S ribosomal protein L20-like produces the protein MNKKEIFKLAKGFRGRAKNCIRIARERVEKALQYSYRDRRNKKREMRGLWIERINAGSRQHGVNYGNFIHGLMKENIQLNRKVLSELSMHEPYSFKALVDVSRNSFPGNKNVVQAPRKLDISSINA, from the exons ATGAACAAGAAGGAGATATTCAAGCTAGCCAAGGGTTTCAGGGGAAGAGCGAAGAACTGCATAAGAATCGCGAGGGAGAGAGTGGAGAAAGCTCTTCAGTACTCTTACAGAGACAGACGCAACAAGAAACGTGAGATGAGAGGTCTCTGGATCGAGCGTATCAACGCTGGCTCCCGTCAGCACGGT GTGAATTACGGTAACTTTATCCACGGACTGATGAAGGAGAACATCCAGCTGAACCGTAAAGTCCTCTCTGAGTTATCTATGCATGAGCCTTACAGCTTCAAAGCACTCGTTGACGTCTCCCGCAACTCCTTCCCTGGAAACAAGAACGTTGTCCAAGCTCCTCGTAAACTAGACATTTCTTCTATTAATGCCTAG
- the LOC106295777 gene encoding U-box domain-containing protein 35-like encodes MWLPKTDATCKGTLSGSVAVAIDKDKTSQNAIKWTMENLTSRGQTLALIHVAPKSQSSSDIEDGTMHMQQMDKQTKDLFVSFHCYCSRKEIHCLDVLLEDADKVKAIVEYVTVSAIENLVLGAPSRSSFMRRFKTDLPTSVSKAAPDFCNVYVISKGKISSLRSSSRPAPYKSTVLSDFENQETAASEKKHKPANTTPITRARRSVDSDGPRPGLVKLPQGHIKMIGDFSDSESEFSFISASQQGSENSFISSGTPSSIDRCSFTYDLPDSARTSRMSTSSEQSIGSHRLGIKFTDLGFLNNSSTASEESGTTSCSYSSQSLDDVEAQMRRLRLELKQTMDMYSSACREALTARQEATELKNLRSEEGRRMEELKMTEETAISMMENEKAKAKTAMEAAEAANRLAEAEAKRRLTAEMKALKESDSPTRYSMVRYRKYTVHEIEEGTGNFAESRKVGEGGYGPVFRGHLDHTSVAVKVLRPDAAQGRSQFQKEVEVLSCIRHPNMVLLLGACPEYGILVYEYMAKGSLDDRLFRRGNTPPISWQLRFRIAAEIATGLLFLHQTKPEPIVHRDLKPGNVLLDHNYVSKISDVGLARLVPAVAENVTQYRVTSAAGTFCYIDPEYQQTGMLGVKSDVYSLGIMLLQLLTAKQPMGLAYYVEQAIEEGKLKDMLDPAVPDWPLEEAMSLAKLSLQCAELRRKDRPDLGKEVMPELNRLRELGAESLESVFYAGHGPFSHSSQVSYTSEGRSAPSISNPGSYISNP; translated from the exons ATGTGGCTACCGAAAACAGATGCGACATGTAAAGGAACATTAAGTGGTTCAGTTGCTGTTGCAATAGACAAAGACAAAACTAGCCAAAATGCTATCAAATGGACAATGGAGAATCTTACTTCTCGGGGCCAAACTCTTGCTCTTATTCATGTCGCTCCCAAATCTCAATCTTCTTCAG ACATTGAAGACGGAACAATGCATATGCAGCAAATGGATAAGCAAACGAAAGATCTCTTTGTATCTTTCCACTGTTATTGCAGCCGTAAAGAA ATACATTGTCTGGATGTTTTGCTTGAAGACGCTGACAAAGTCAAAGCGATTGTTGAATACGTTACAGTTTCTGCCATTGAGAATTTAGTACTTGGTGCTCCATCAAGGAGTAGCTTTATGAG AAGATTCAAAACGGATTTACCAACGAGTGTGTCAAAGGCAGCTCCAGATTTCTGCAATGTTTACGTCATTTCCAAAGGCAAAATATCTTCCTTACGAAGCTCCTCTCGTCCTGCTCCTTACAAATCAACAGTTCTCAGCGATTTTGAAAATCAGGAAACTGCTGCCTCTGAGAAAAAACACAAACCAG CTAACACAACCCCAATAACTAGGGCACGAAGATCAGTTGATTCAGATGGTCCAAG ACCAGGGCTTGTGAAACTACCACAAGGACACATCAAAATGATAGGAGACTTCTCAGATTCAGAGTCCGAGTTCTCATTCATAAGTGCTTCACAACAAGGATCAGAAAACTCCTTTATCAGCTCGGGGACGCCGAGTAGTATAGATAGGTGTTCTTTTACCTACGACTTACCAGACTCAGCAAGAACCTCAAGAATGTCAACTAGCTCAGAGCAGAGCATTGGTTCACATAGATTAGGGATCAAGTTCACGGATCTAGGTTTTCTCAATAACTCTTCAACGGCTTCTGAAGAGAGTGGAACAACTTCTTGCTCTTACTCATCTCAGAGCTTGGATGATGTTGAAGCTCAAATGAGGAGACTGCGTTTAGAGCTAAAACAAACCATGGATATGTATAGCTCAGCTTGCAGAGAAGCTTTAACCGCAAGGCAAGAG GCGACAGAGCTGAAAAATCTGAGGTCAGAAGAGGGAAGAAGAATGGAAGAACTAAAGATGACAGAGGAGACCGCAATTTCAATGATGGAAAATGAGAAGGCAAAGGCCAAAACAGCCATGGAAGCTGCTGAAGCTGCAAACAGGCTTGCCGAAGCTGAGGCAAAGAGAAGACTAACCGCAGAGATGAAGGCACTGAAAGAAAGCGACTCTCCCACTCGGTATAGCATGGTTCGGTACAGGAAGTACACTGTTCATGAAATCGAAGAAGGAACTGGAAACTTCGCAGAATCTAGAAAAGTTGGAGAGGGAGGGTATGGTCCTGTGTTTAGAGGTCATCTTGATCACACAAGTGTTGCTGTTAAGGTCTTACGTCCTGATGCTGCTCAAGGAAGATCACAGTTTCAAAAAGAG GTTGAAGTACTAAGTTGCATAAGGCATCCAAACATGGTGCTTCTATTAGGAGCCTGTCCAGAATATGGCATTCTCGTCTACGAATACATGGCCAAAGGAAGCTTAGATGACCGTCTCTTCAGACGCGGAAACACGCCTCCGATCTCATGGCAACTGCGTTTCAGAATCGCTGCAGAGATAGCTACTGGCCTACTCTTCTTACACCAGACCAAACCAGAACCAATTGTCCACCGAGACTTGAAACCAGGAAACGTTCTCCTCGACCACAACTACGTCAGCAAGATCAGCGACGTAGGGCTAGCGAGACTCGTCCCGGCGGTAGCAGAGAACGTGACTCAGTACAGAGTCACATCAGCTGCAGGAACGTTCTGTTACATCGACCCTGAGTATCAACAAACAGGAATGTTGGGTGTGAAGTCTGATGTTTATTCGCTAGGGATCATGCTTTTGCAGCTTTTGACTGCGAAACAGCCAATGGGTTTGGCTTATTATGTGGAACAGGCCATTGAAGAAGGGAAGCTGAAAGATATGCTAGATCCTGCAGTACCAGATTGGCCGTTAGAGGAAGCTATGTCTCTTGCTAAGTTATCGTTACAATGTGCTGAGTTGAGAAGAAAAGATAGGCCTGATCTTGGTAAAGAAGTGATGCCTGAGCTTAATAGACTAAGAGAGTTAGGTGCAGAGAGTCTTGAGAGTGTGTTTTATGCTGGACATGGACCGTTTTCACATTCTAGCCAAGTCTCTTATACATCG GAAGGTAGGAGTGCTCCTTCTATATCGAATCCAGGATCTTATATATCAAACCCATAG
- the LOC106295778 gene encoding uncharacterized protein LOC106295778: MKQPTFPSAAEEETKSEQNQTGAKQKSKKFPTATELISHYQKEGGLEAAEASVKVIEDLQNALVRVASSSKNASSKSKLLADARKIDAISGRLAVVDAKLETKPGYVETFALGLASGAALNGISAVWPHVTRGISQVWSAVKSGTDPSAAS; the protein is encoded by the coding sequence ATGAAGCAACCCACGTTTCCCAGCGCGGCGGAGGAGGAAACCAAATCAGAGCAAAACCAGACCGGAGCAAAGCAGAAATCGAAGAAATTCCCAACTGCAACGGAGCTAATCTCACACTACCAGAAGGAAGGAGGGCTCGAAGCAGCCGAAGCCTCGGTTAAGGTAATCGAAGACCTGCAAAACGCGCTCGTGCGAGTCGCTTCGTCATCGAAGAACGCCTCCAGCAAGAGCAAGCTTCTAGCTGACGCGAGGAAAATCGACGCCATTAGTGGAAGGCTTGCCGTCGTGGACGCCAAGTTGGAGACGAAGCCTGGATACGTCGAGACTTTCGCGTTAGGGTTAGCTTCCGGTGCAGCACTTAACGGAATTAGCGCCGTTTGGCCTCACGTTACCAGAGGGATCAGTCAGGTTTGGTCCGCCGTTAAGAGTGGGACAGATCCGTCAGCTGCCTCTTAA
- the LOC106292820 gene encoding protein FAM32A — protein sequence MSAYDNVIGGKLKLKGKALDVKAGGVKKKKKQKKQEEQALKITDHHELIEGENTEALGKLIEEEGEEDEAGMSELAKYDDDQLTPAERRYIEQKQRLDVQKLAKEANKSHRNRIEDFNQYLANMSEHYDIPKVGPG from the exons ATGTCGGCATATGACAATGTTATTGGTGGGAAGTTAAAGCTAAAAGGGAAGGCTTTGGATGTGAAAGCAGGTGGAGTCAAGAAGAAGAAGAAACAAAAGAAACAAGAAGAACAAGCTCTTAAAATTACTGATCATCATGAACTCATAGAAG GAGAAAATACTGAAGCTTTGGGTAAATTGATTGAAGAAGAAGGAGAAGAAGATGAAGCGGGTATGAGTGAATTGGCGAAATACGACGATGATCAGTTAACGCCTGCAGAGAGAAGGTACATAGAGCAGAAGCAGAGACTGGATGTGCAGAAACTGGCTAAGGAAGCGAACAAGTCTCACCGTAACAGGATTGAGGATTTCAATCAGTACCTGGCTAACATGAGCGAGCACTATGATATCCCTAAAGTCGGACCTGGTTAA